One window from the genome of Streptomyces sp. NBC_00708 encodes:
- a CDS encoding RNA polymerase sigma factor, whose product MDPDEDLLARSAREPTAFEPLVARHSEALHGYLVRRAPAAADDLLSEVWLQAYAHRGTFDAARGSARGWLFGVARNVLSRHRQTTARAAARTEPEPDAVTADPWQAVDQRLDAASVAPELRRRLAELPSAERELLLLVAWEQLTPAEAAAAVGIPAGTARSRLHRARARLRDGLTGPARTTLTGDFA is encoded by the coding sequence ATGGACCCGGACGAGGACCTGCTCGCCCGTTCCGCACGTGAACCCACCGCCTTCGAGCCGCTGGTGGCCCGGCACTCGGAGGCCCTGCACGGCTACCTCGTACGCCGCGCCCCGGCCGCCGCCGACGACCTGCTCTCCGAAGTGTGGCTCCAGGCGTACGCCCACCGGGGCACGTTCGACGCCGCGCGCGGCTCCGCCCGGGGCTGGCTGTTCGGCGTCGCCCGCAACGTGCTCTCCCGCCACCGGCAGACCACGGCGCGCGCCGCGGCCCGCACCGAGCCGGAGCCCGACGCCGTGACGGCCGACCCCTGGCAGGCGGTCGACCAGCGGCTGGACGCCGCGTCCGTCGCACCCGAGCTGCGCCGCAGACTCGCCGAACTCCCTTCCGCCGAGCGCGAGTTGCTACTACTCGTGGCCTGGGAGCAGCTGACCCCCGCCGAGGCGGCCGCCGCCGTCGGCATACCCGCCGGAACCGCCCGTTCCCGCCTGCACCGGGCCCGCGCCCGGCTGCGCGACGGACTGACCGGCCCCGCCCGTACGACCCTGACGGGAGACTTCGCATGA
- a CDS encoding SDR family oxidoreductase translates to MTRFDGYGVLITGAGRGIGAATARLLAAEGARVLVTDLDGDRAETVAAEIRGAGFTAEALVCDVADRGAVEAAVAYAVETFGGLDVLVNNAYACSLDSTLFEDEPDDTWHRDLDISLGGAYRCARAAMPHLAASGRGAIVSIGSVNGMQDFGNHAYSAAKAGLASLTRTLAGHAGPRGVRANLVVPGTIRTDAWAGREAELDRVSALYPLGRVGEPEDIAKAVAFLASSDAEWITGTSLCVDGGLTAVNTGFRAAVSE, encoded by the coding sequence ATGACTCGCTTCGACGGATACGGCGTCCTCATCACCGGTGCGGGCCGGGGCATCGGTGCCGCCACCGCCCGCCTGCTCGCCGCCGAGGGTGCCCGTGTCCTCGTCACCGACCTGGACGGCGACCGGGCGGAGACCGTCGCGGCGGAGATCCGCGGGGCCGGCTTCACGGCCGAGGCGCTGGTCTGCGATGTGGCGGACCGGGGCGCCGTCGAGGCGGCCGTGGCGTACGCCGTGGAGACCTTCGGCGGGCTCGACGTCCTCGTCAACAACGCGTACGCGTGCAGCCTGGACAGCACGCTCTTCGAGGACGAGCCGGACGACACCTGGCACCGCGACCTGGACATCAGCCTGGGCGGTGCCTACCGCTGCGCGCGCGCCGCGATGCCGCACCTTGCCGCGTCGGGCCGGGGCGCGATCGTCTCCATCGGTTCCGTCAACGGCATGCAGGACTTCGGCAACCACGCCTACAGCGCCGCGAAGGCGGGCCTGGCGAGCCTCACCCGGACTCTCGCCGGGCATGCGGGCCCGCGCGGCGTCCGGGCCAACCTCGTCGTCCCCGGCACGATCCGCACCGACGCCTGGGCGGGCCGCGAGGCGGAGCTGGACCGGGTCAGCGCGCTCTACCCGCTGGGCCGGGTCGGTGAACCGGAGGACATCGCGAAGGCCGTCGCCTTCCTCGCGTCGTCGGACGCGGAGTGGATCACGGGCACGTCGCTGTGCGTGGACGGGGGGCTCACGGCGGTGAACACGGGGTTCCGGGCGGCGGTTTCGGAGTAG
- a CDS encoding beta-lactamase family protein has translation MDVRGTAAPGFEAVRDAFVRNFEQRGDRGAAVTVYRHGRKVVDLWAGTRDVDGREPWAVDTVQVVRSAGKGIAAAVPLLLHQRGQIDLHAPVGTYWPEFKANGKERVLVRHLLAHRAGVPALDRPLTPEEAADGVSGPRAVAAQRPAWEPGTAHGYHAQTYSWLIGELVRRVTGRTVGRWVAEEIARPLGLDFWFGIPDDEAHRVGRIGPVEAPAAENTGALRVRPKRSVVDAYRDPESLTRRAFGAIDPLPDENDAAYRAAELPASNGTATARGLARCYAAMIGPVDGHRLFAPATLTLARTEESAGPDRVLVVNTRFGLGYMLHGPASPLLAPGSFGHPGRGGSLGFADPESGIAFGYVTNGLQKGVTADPRAQALVRAVRSAL, from the coding sequence GTGGACGTACGCGGCACGGCGGCGCCCGGATTCGAAGCGGTCCGGGACGCCTTCGTCCGTAACTTCGAACAGCGCGGGGACCGGGGAGCGGCGGTCACCGTCTACCGGCACGGGCGCAAGGTCGTCGACCTGTGGGCCGGCACCAGGGACGTGGACGGCAGGGAACCCTGGGCCGTCGACACCGTCCAGGTCGTCCGCTCCGCCGGCAAGGGCATCGCCGCCGCCGTCCCCCTGCTGCTCCACCAGCGCGGGCAGATCGATCTGCACGCCCCGGTCGGCACGTACTGGCCGGAGTTCAAGGCGAACGGCAAGGAACGCGTCCTCGTCCGCCACCTCCTCGCCCACCGGGCCGGCGTCCCGGCCCTCGACCGGCCGCTGACCCCGGAGGAGGCCGCGGACGGGGTGAGCGGGCCGCGGGCCGTCGCCGCCCAGCGCCCGGCCTGGGAGCCCGGCACCGCGCACGGCTACCACGCGCAGACCTACAGCTGGCTCATCGGCGAACTCGTGCGCCGCGTCACCGGGCGCACCGTCGGCCGCTGGGTCGCCGAGGAGATCGCCCGCCCGCTCGGCCTCGACTTCTGGTTCGGCATCCCGGACGACGAGGCCCACCGGGTCGGCCGGATCGGGCCCGTGGAGGCACCGGCCGCCGAGAACACCGGTGCGCTGCGGGTGCGGCCCAAGCGGTCGGTCGTCGACGCCTACCGCGACCCGGAGTCGCTGACCCGGCGGGCGTTCGGTGCGATCGACCCGCTGCCCGACGAGAACGACGCGGCGTACCGGGCCGCCGAACTCCCCGCCTCCAACGGCACCGCGACCGCGCGCGGCCTGGCCCGCTGCTATGCCGCGATGATCGGCCCGGTCGACGGCCACCGGCTGTTCGCCCCGGCCACCCTGACGCTCGCCCGCACCGAGGAGTCGGCGGGCCCGGACCGGGTCCTCGTCGTCAACACCCGTTTCGGCCTGGGCTACATGCTCCACGGCCCGGCCAGCCCGCTGCTCGCACCCGGCTCCTTCGGGCACCCGGGCCGGGGCGGTTCGCTGGGCTTCGCGGACCCGGAGTCGGGGATCGCCTTCGGATACGTCACCAACGGCCTCCAGAAGGGAGTCACCGCCGACCCCAGGGCCCAGGCCCTGGTGCGGGCGGTACGGTCGGCGCTGTGA
- a CDS encoding energy-coupling factor ABC transporter ATP-binding protein, which produces MSTDPAPVPPSLEVSGLAYAYPDGHQALFGVDLTVGRGERVALLGPNGAGKTTLVLHLNGILEAGAGSVRVAGMPVDKRNMAEIRRRVGIVFQDPDDQLFMPTVREDVAFGPAAGGLRGAELEERVMEALGQVGMEEYAARPPHHLSFGQRRRVAVATVLAMRPEILVLDEPSSNLDPASRRELADILRSLDVTVLMVTHDLPYALELCGRAVILSDGVIAADDRTQELLCDEALMRAHRLELPFGFDPRSVTVQAP; this is translated from the coding sequence ATGAGCACCGACCCCGCCCCCGTACCGCCCTCCCTGGAGGTCAGCGGTCTCGCGTACGCGTACCCCGACGGCCACCAGGCGCTCTTCGGCGTCGATCTGACCGTCGGACGCGGCGAGCGCGTCGCGCTGCTCGGCCCGAACGGCGCCGGCAAGACGACCCTCGTCCTCCACCTCAACGGCATCCTGGAGGCGGGCGCCGGGTCGGTGCGCGTCGCCGGGATGCCGGTCGACAAGCGCAACATGGCCGAGATCCGCCGCCGCGTCGGCATCGTCTTCCAGGACCCCGACGACCAGCTCTTCATGCCCACCGTCCGCGAGGACGTCGCCTTCGGACCCGCCGCCGGGGGACTGCGCGGCGCGGAGCTGGAGGAGCGGGTCATGGAGGCGCTGGGGCAGGTCGGCATGGAGGAGTACGCGGCCCGGCCGCCGCACCACCTCTCCTTCGGGCAGCGCCGCCGCGTCGCCGTCGCCACGGTCCTCGCCATGCGACCCGAGATCCTGGTCCTGGACGAGCCCTCCTCCAACCTGGACCCGGCGTCCCGGCGCGAACTCGCCGACATCCTGCGCTCCCTGGACGTCACCGTCCTGATGGTCACGCACGACCTGCCGTACGCGCTGGAGCTCTGCGGCCGTGCGGTGATCCTCAGCGACGGGGTCATCGCCGCCGACGACCGCACCCAGGAACTCCTGTGCGACGAGGCCCTGATGCGCGCCCACCGCCTGGAACTCCCCTTCGGCTTCGACCCGCGCTCGGTGACCGTCCAGGCCCCGTGA
- the cbiQ gene encoding cobalt ECF transporter T component CbiQ, giving the protein MGAGHAHKLYRHGHSPVHGLPPHCKLAAVFCFVVVVVSTPREAVWAFGLYALLIAGVTALARIPAGFLLKRLLIEVPFVAFALLMPFVVPGEQTHVLGLSVSVPGLWGAWNVLAKGTLGVAASVLLASTTELRELLLGLQRLKLPPLLVQIASFMIRYGDVITDEMRRMSIARRSRGFEASGVRHWGVLAKSAGALFIRSYERGERVHLAMVSRGYRGSMPVIDEVTASRTQWAYASALPLLALAVCLVGWTV; this is encoded by the coding sequence ATGGGCGCCGGCCACGCGCACAAGCTCTACCGGCACGGGCACTCACCGGTCCACGGCCTGCCGCCGCACTGCAAGCTCGCCGCCGTCTTCTGCTTCGTCGTGGTCGTCGTCTCCACCCCGCGCGAGGCCGTCTGGGCCTTCGGGCTCTACGCGCTGCTCATCGCGGGTGTCACCGCGCTCGCCCGCATCCCGGCCGGCTTCCTGCTCAAGCGCCTGCTGATCGAGGTGCCGTTCGTCGCGTTCGCCCTGCTCATGCCGTTCGTCGTGCCCGGCGAACAGACCCACGTCCTCGGCCTCTCCGTCAGCGTCCCCGGCCTCTGGGGCGCCTGGAACGTGCTGGCCAAGGGCACCCTCGGCGTCGCCGCCTCCGTGCTCCTCGCCTCCACCACCGAACTGCGCGAACTGCTGCTCGGCCTCCAGCGCCTCAAGCTCCCGCCGCTGCTCGTCCAGATCGCGTCCTTCATGATCCGGTACGGCGATGTGATCACCGACGAGATGCGCCGCATGTCCATCGCCCGCCGCTCGCGCGGCTTCGAGGCGAGCGGCGTACGGCACTGGGGCGTCCTCGCCAAGTCGGCCGGGGCCCTGTTCATCCGCTCCTACGAACGCGGCGAACGCGTCCACCTCGCGATGGTCAGCCGGGGCTACCGGGGCTCCATGCCCGTCATCGACGAGGTGACCGCCTCACGCACCCAGTGGGCGTACGCCTCGGCCCTCCCGCTGCTCGCCCTCGCCGTGTGTCTGGTGGGATGGACCGTATGA
- a CDS encoding energy-coupling factor ABC transporter permease — protein sequence MHVPDGFINAPVSAVAGVVAAGAVAVSLKGARRELNERTAPLAGLVAAFIFAVQMLNFPVAAGTSGHLLGGALAAILVGPCTGVLCISVVLLMQGILFADGGLTALGVNVLDMGVVTTVVAYALFRGLLGVLPRTRRSVTAASFVAALVSVPAAACAFTLMYWVGGTTDIPIGKVFTAMVGVHVLIGIGEAVITALTVGAVVAVRPDLVHGAKGLAAPLKLRVDGELVDAPAPEREPVPDAHRPTRGLWVTGLVTALVLAGFVSFYASANPDGLEKVATDQGIDKEAKEHAAKDSPLADYGVKDVSNARLSGGLAGVIGVGATLVAGSGAFYVVSRRRRTKDEADTRTDEKV from the coding sequence ATGCATGTACCCGACGGATTCATCAACGCACCTGTCTCCGCCGTCGCGGGCGTTGTCGCCGCCGGTGCCGTGGCCGTCAGCCTCAAGGGGGCCCGCCGCGAACTGAACGAACGCACCGCGCCGCTGGCCGGGCTGGTCGCCGCCTTCATCTTCGCCGTGCAGATGCTGAACTTCCCCGTCGCGGCCGGCACCAGCGGCCATCTCCTCGGCGGGGCGCTGGCCGCGATACTCGTCGGACCCTGCACGGGGGTGCTCTGCATATCCGTCGTCCTGCTGATGCAGGGCATCCTCTTCGCCGACGGCGGCCTCACCGCGCTCGGCGTCAACGTCCTCGACATGGGCGTCGTCACCACCGTCGTCGCGTACGCCCTCTTCCGCGGCCTGCTCGGCGTGCTGCCCCGCACCCGGCGCTCCGTGACCGCCGCCTCCTTCGTCGCCGCGCTGGTCTCCGTACCGGCCGCCGCCTGCGCCTTCACGCTGATGTACTGGGTCGGCGGGACCACCGACATCCCGATCGGCAAGGTCTTCACCGCCATGGTCGGCGTGCACGTCCTCATCGGCATCGGCGAGGCCGTGATCACCGCGCTCACCGTCGGCGCCGTCGTCGCCGTCCGCCCCGACCTGGTGCACGGCGCCAAGGGCCTCGCCGCCCCGCTCAAGCTCCGCGTCGACGGCGAACTGGTCGACGCCCCGGCGCCCGAGCGCGAGCCCGTCCCCGACGCGCACCGCCCCACCCGAGGCCTCTGGGTCACCGGCCTGGTCACCGCCCTCGTGCTCGCCGGGTTCGTCTCCTTCTACGCCTCCGCCAACCCGGACGGCCTGGAGAAGGTCGCCACCGACCAGGGCATCGACAAGGAGGCCAAGGAGCACGCCGCCAAGGACTCCCCGCTCGCCGACTACGGCGTCAAGGACGTCTCCAACGCCCGGCTCTCCGGCGGCCTCGCCGGAGTGATCGGCGTCGGCGCCACCCTCGTCGCGGGCAGCGGCGCCTTCTACGTGGTCTCGCGCCGCCGCCGTACGAAGGACGAGGCCGACACCCGCACCGACGAGAAGGTCTGA
- a CDS encoding SsgA family sporulation/cell division regulator — protein sequence MSPVIHEHARARLVTDARDLPVVPVELRFDGADTPATVRVAYPGGTEWAVDRELLERGLRYPVEQDGWRIWPCGRVQVVVERHDAAGVDVVQFDCAPLVRFLRRTHKEADAPRAAAHT from the coding sequence ATGTCCCCCGTGATCCATGAACACGCCCGAGCCCGGCTCGTCACCGACGCCCGTGACCTCCCCGTCGTCCCGGTCGAGCTGCGGTTCGACGGCGCGGACACACCCGCCACCGTCCGCGTCGCCTATCCCGGGGGAACCGAGTGGGCCGTCGACCGCGAACTGCTGGAACGGGGTCTGCGCTACCCGGTCGAGCAGGACGGCTGGCGGATATGGCCGTGCGGCAGAGTCCAGGTGGTCGTGGAGCGGCACGACGCGGCCGGCGTCGACGTGGTGCAGTTCGACTGCGCCCCGCTGGTCCGCTTCCTGCGGCGTACGCACAAGGAGGCCGACGCTCCCCGCGCCGCCGCCCACACCTGA
- a CDS encoding MMPL family transporter — protein MATFLYKLGRLAFRRRRYVALIWVALLALAGFGASSAATATSSSFSIPGTEAQKAFDLLEQRFPAASADGATARVVFKAPAHEKMTDPANKAEVKKITRELKDGSDQIASVTDPYTGNAVSKNGSTAYISVSYKVNSMELTDATRDALEDAGTHAQKSGMTVEIGGDALQVMPETGATEVIGIALAAVVLVITFGSLIAAGLPLLTALIGVGIGVSTITALANVLDLGSTTSTLAMMIGLAVGIDYALFIVSRYRAELAEGREREEAAGRAVGTAGSAVVFAGLTVVIALVGLAVVNIPMLSKMGFAAAGTVAIAVLIALTLVPAMLGFVGKRIVGRKARKAAEAENKPEAKPNMGTRWARFVLRKPVWVLLVGVLGLGAIAVPAASLEMGLPDDGSQPTSTTQRRAYDLLSDGFGPGFNGPLLVVVDTEDSSDGKAAAKQVGDQISGMKGVVAVTPATFNKAGDAAMITVVPEDRPSSVETENVVHAIRDAGQDIKSDTGAEVLVTGATAMNIDFSQKMNDALLPYLALVVGLAFLLLMVVFRSVLVPLKAALGFLLSVVAALGAVVAVFQWGWLGSLFGVEQTGPIMSMMPIFMVGVVFGLAMDYEVFLVTRMREAYVHGEKPGQAIVTGFKHGARVVTAAAVIMIAVFSGFIGSSEQMIKMIGFSLAIAVFFDAFVVRMAIVPAVLALLGKRAWWLPRWLDRALPNVDVEGEGLRKELAEPAAGDGGPESGDERELIRV, from the coding sequence GTGGCCACATTCCTCTACAAGCTCGGACGGCTCGCCTTCCGGCGCCGCCGCTATGTCGCCCTGATCTGGGTGGCACTGCTGGCGCTCGCCGGGTTCGGCGCGTCCTCCGCAGCCACCGCGACCTCCAGCTCCTTCTCCATCCCCGGTACGGAGGCCCAGAAGGCCTTCGACCTGCTGGAACAGCGCTTCCCGGCCGCCAGTGCGGACGGCGCCACCGCGCGCGTCGTCTTCAAGGCCCCCGCGCACGAGAAGATGACGGACCCGGCCAACAAGGCCGAGGTCAAGAAGATCACCCGGGAGCTGAAGGACGGCTCCGACCAGATCGCCTCGGTCACCGACCCGTACACCGGCAACGCCGTCTCCAAGAACGGCTCCACCGCGTACATCTCGGTGTCGTACAAGGTCAACTCGATGGAGCTGACCGACGCGACCCGGGACGCGCTGGAGGACGCGGGCACCCATGCCCAGAAGAGCGGGATGACCGTCGAGATCGGCGGTGACGCGCTCCAGGTGATGCCGGAGACCGGCGCCACCGAGGTCATCGGCATCGCGCTGGCCGCCGTGGTGCTCGTCATCACCTTCGGCTCGCTCATCGCGGCCGGGCTGCCGCTGCTCACCGCCCTGATCGGCGTCGGCATCGGCGTCTCCACGATCACCGCGCTGGCCAACGTGCTCGACCTGGGCTCCACCACCTCCACGCTCGCGATGATGATCGGCCTCGCCGTCGGCATCGACTACGCGCTGTTCATCGTCTCCCGCTACCGCGCCGAACTGGCCGAGGGCCGGGAGCGCGAGGAGGCGGCGGGCCGCGCGGTCGGCACCGCCGGGTCCGCGGTCGTCTTCGCCGGGCTCACCGTGGTCATCGCCCTGGTCGGCCTGGCCGTCGTCAACATCCCGATGCTCTCCAAGATGGGCTTCGCCGCGGCCGGCACGGTCGCCATCGCCGTCCTCATCGCGCTCACCCTCGTCCCGGCCATGCTGGGCTTCGTCGGCAAGCGGATCGTGGGACGCAAGGCGCGCAAGGCCGCCGAGGCGGAGAACAAGCCCGAGGCGAAGCCGAACATGGGCACCCGCTGGGCCCGGTTCGTGCTGCGCAAGCCGGTCTGGGTGCTGCTCGTCGGCGTCCTGGGCCTCGGTGCCATCGCCGTACCCGCCGCCTCGCTGGAGATGGGTCTGCCGGACGACGGCTCCCAGCCCACCAGCACCACCCAGCGCCGCGCCTACGACCTGCTCTCGGACGGCTTCGGCCCCGGCTTCAACGGGCCGCTGCTGGTCGTCGTCGACACCGAGGACAGCTCCGACGGCAAGGCCGCGGCCAAGCAGGTCGGCGACCAGATCTCCGGCATGAAGGGCGTCGTCGCCGTCACCCCGGCCACCTTCAACAAGGCCGGCGACGCGGCGATGATCACCGTCGTCCCGGAGGACCGCCCCAGCTCCGTCGAGACGGAGAACGTGGTCCACGCGATCCGCGACGCGGGCCAGGACATCAAGTCCGACACCGGCGCCGAGGTGCTGGTCACCGGCGCCACCGCGATGAACATCGACTTCTCGCAGAAGATGAACGACGCGCTGCTGCCCTACCTGGCGCTCGTGGTCGGTCTCGCCTTCCTGCTGCTGATGGTGGTCTTCCGGTCGGTGCTGGTGCCGCTCAAGGCGGCGCTCGGCTTCCTGCTCTCGGTCGTCGCGGCCCTGGGCGCGGTCGTCGCGGTCTTCCAGTGGGGCTGGCTCGGCTCGCTCTTCGGGGTGGAGCAGACCGGTCCGATCATGTCGATGATGCCGATCTTCATGGTGGGCGTGGTCTTCGGTCTCGCGATGGACTACGAGGTCTTCCTCGTCACGCGGATGCGTGAGGCGTACGTCCACGGCGAGAAGCCCGGCCAGGCCATCGTCACCGGCTTCAAGCACGGGGCGCGGGTCGTCACGGCCGCGGCCGTGATCATGATCGCGGTGTTCTCCGGGTTCATCGGCTCCAGCGAGCAGATGATCAAGATGATCGGCTTCTCGCTCGCGATCGCCGTCTTCTTCGACGCGTTCGTCGTCCGCATGGCGATCGTGCCCGCCGTCCTGGCGCTGCTCGGCAAGCGCGCCTGGTGGCTGCCGCGCTGGCTGGACCGCGCGCTGCCCAACGTGGACGTCGAGGGCGAGGGGCTGCGCAAGGAGCTGGCCGAGCCCGCCGCCGGTGACGGCGGCCCGGAGTCCGGCGACGAGCGCGAACTGATCCGCGTGTGA
- a CDS encoding TetR/AcrR family transcriptional regulator: protein MARTRLTPERESELYAAVLDLLREVGYDALTMDAVAARTHSSKATLYRQWGSKPALVVTALRHNKPGTLGDVDTGSLRGDFHAVLSRSDDCQMEKDAALMRGLSHAVHNNPDLLQALRELLVEPEMTGLDTLLRRAVDRGEVSPDNPALRYVPHMLIGAFATRQLVEDRPVDQAFLLDYVDSVILPALGV from the coding sequence ATGGCACGCACACGGCTCACGCCCGAGCGTGAGAGCGAGCTGTACGCCGCCGTGCTCGACCTGCTCCGCGAGGTCGGCTACGACGCCCTGACGATGGACGCCGTCGCCGCGCGTACGCATTCCAGCAAGGCCACCCTCTACCGCCAGTGGGGGAGTAAGCCGGCGCTGGTCGTCACGGCCCTGCGGCACAACAAACCCGGCACCCTCGGCGACGTCGACACCGGCTCGCTGCGCGGTGACTTCCATGCCGTCCTGAGCCGCAGCGACGACTGTCAGATGGAGAAGGACGCCGCGCTGATGCGGGGTCTGAGCCATGCCGTCCACAACAACCCCGACCTCCTCCAGGCCCTGCGCGAACTGCTCGTCGAACCGGAGATGACCGGTCTCGACACGCTGCTGCGCCGGGCCGTGGACCGGGGAGAGGTGAGCCCGGACAACCCGGCGCTCAGATACGTACCGCACATGCTGATCGGCGCCTTCGCCACTCGGCAGCTGGTCGAGGACCGCCCCGTCGACCAGGCATTCCTTCTCGACTACGTCGACTCCGTGATCCTCCCCGCTCTCGGAGTCTGA